AGAATTAGACTCTGTATAATCTATACACGGTTGAAATCTTCCCTAGTCATTTTCCATAAAGAGAACAGTGCAGTGGGAACATCCGTGGTCAAAAACTGAACACAGATGCATCAATACACACATTCACAGCGCTATGCTGTGCAAGTTTGCCATCCAATTTACCGTTTTATTAGTAGGATATAATTCAGAGCTCACCACTTCTTACCACTCAGATTTTATTAGACCTTTTTGTTTTTCCGGCACTATAAGATTTCATTAGATCTGAAGCAACATTGTACTACTTGTTTAATAGTGTTGACCCATAACATCTGTTTGTTTTATAGCACCGAGGCATCTCATCAGATCAGTGGTCACGATCTGCATTATTGCCTGCCCCCATTTTGATTAGTTTGGTTATCTGCCTGTCTTAACGTTTAAATTAACTAATGAACTTGTTTCAAAGACTTGACCGAAacccatttttttttccagcttTGACATAGAGGCATCTCATCAGGTTTGTGCGAAAATTATGTATAAGAAGGCACAAGCATCACACAAAGAAAGATGCACTCAAATGTTGTGGATCCTCAATATCAGCAAGAAGCAATGAACTGGTGAAAATCCCTGAATTCCCAATTGCATAGAGAGCAGGCGTCTTCTGGGCTAGCTTAGCTGCTCTGGTGTGCCGGGAGGTCCTCGTGGTCACTTAGGGTACGCAAATCAACAACACCATCCATCATTGCAGATCTCTTCCTTCTTCGTCTCGCCGCTTGCATCTTGAGTTGCTGACCTGCCCTTCATTCGCATCTAATTTCTCAGAACTTGTTGTGTCCTCGAGATGGTGAAGGGGAGGAGGTCCAAGAGACGGAGGTGCCCGGCGGCCAGCCTCACCGATGACCTCATTGTCGAGATCCTCTCTCGCCTCCCTGCCAGGTCGGTCTGCCGCTTCAGGTGCGTGTCCACGGCCTGGCGGGACCTCATCTACGCCAACCACAGGAAGCTCCCCCAGACCCTGGCTGGCTTCTTCACCATGCACGACGGTGAGGGCTCGATGAGCTCAGTTCCACATTTCACCAATGTTTCGGGCAGAGACGGCCCTTTGGTCCCCTCCTCATTTGAGTTCCTGCCAAACCGCGTCTACCTTCAACACTCTTGCAATGGACTTGTCCTTTGCAGCTACTGGCCCAACCAACCCGATGAGCTCTATTGCTTCGTGTGTAATCCGGCCACGAAGAAGTGGATGCAATTGCCGGGCTTCCTTTTTGGAGGCAGGTGTTGGGGTTTAAGTCTGGGTTTCGACCCCATTGCCTCACCCCACTTCTACGTGTTTCAGCTCTTTGAAGACTATCGTAACTTGGTCGCCGGAGTGCAGGTATATTCATCCGAGACAGGACAAACAGTTGGTGAGGAGACTGAATGGGACAATAGAGTAATTGGCCGTTGTGCTCCTTTTTCAGTGAGTGTCTTTCTGAATGGATGTCAACATTATCTGACCTATGATCCTGCTATAGCTGTGGTGGACACTCGGGGGAAATTACGCCGGAGCATACCTGTTCCTGACAACAAGGACGATGGTTTCATCCACCAGTCTCAGGGCCGTTTGCACTATGCCAATTTTGAGGcagatgatgaggatgaggtgGTTCGGCTAGTGGTTTATGTTCTTGAGGACTATGACAACCAGCAATGGACATTGAAGCATTCAGCTGAAGCAGAATATGTTCTTGGGCGGACAAGTTCTAACCTTTTCCGGGACTTTGAGTTGGTCGCAATTCATCCCGACTGTAACATCATCTTCTACACTGTTGGGTGGGATAAGACACTCATGTCCTATGATATGGACCGTCGGCGGGTTCAGGTGATCTGCACTCTTGGGCAGGACACTCGGGAGCGGTATCTGCCGTACGTGCCATGGTTTTCGGAGTTGCAAGCCTTGCACGCATGACACCATTTTATAGCAAGTGGCGGGGCCTCAATAGGACTCAGATACATACGATATGAAGGTGTTGACGTCAGACTGCGAGTGGGTAATTTGTCTTTCGTTACTGGAATGATGAGTTAGCAACCCAAGAGAACCGTTGTCATTTTTTCTGCTACCTGCAAAAGCTCGTCGTCTTCAAGAGTCTCAACTGAATAATTCCTCCAGCCTGAGCCATGGAAGTGTGCACCTGCAGGTAAAGGGCATTGGACGGATGACGAAGCTTCCATGGCCGCCATTGCCATATCCGTGTAGAATGTAGTGGTTTCAGTTCGTGGTTAGCGCAGTTCCACAAAACTGAATTTTACTCCTAACTGGCGCCGGAGTGAATTTACCTCCTAAGGTCGGCGTGCTTTCAGAGTGTATTTTCTTTGTAAGAAGTTGTTGTACAGAATGGTGTCTGAATTTAACCTCCTACCTTGTGACGTTGCAAGTTGCGGCTCTTTTATTGAGTACCTGATGGATTCAACGTCTAGATCTCCCTGTTTCATTGATGCAAGTAGCCTTGACCCTTGAGTGAGAAAaaatccttctctttttttgttTAGGTGCTACTGTCGGCGGTTCTTGGAACCATCGCATAGACCTTATTTTTCTTGCTTGCTTTTGTTTCTCATTAGGGTTAGGAGGGAAATGATATTGTTATTTTAGAGGAAGAACATGATTACCATCAGAGGGGGCATCACCCAagccattttttttttataaccaCAAGCCAATCTGACTGAGGTAAGGCGTGCTGGTTTCAAGAAGGCCTAGATTAGTCAGGATCCGGTTAGTGAGTGGGCCAGATCTTTGCCGGCAAGGCAAATGCAAAGCGCCAGAGCCCAACCCACTCTGGCTCTGCGACGGGGAAGGTGCACGCGCACACGCCACAAGACACGCACTCAATTTGTTGCAGTCCCGCCGTCTGCCTCCGGCCCAGAACGCGGATGCTGGATCCCTGGGCTGGGCCAGTGGTCCGCAAGCCATCGTGGGGCCCACGCCTAATTTAATCAGCAAAGAGTCGGGTTGACTAATTTAATCAGCTCTATTATGTTTTTTCCCCCCTCTTCTTTCCTGTTCCTGGGTTTATAGCTCCAAATCAAAATGCGTCTTAATCTGCTGACGTCGAAAATCGTGAGCTCATGACGTCACGCGCGCACAGTTTTTCGCCACGTGCATGCCACCTCGTGGACACGCGCCTTCTCACTGGCCGGCGGGCCCCGCTCCGTGGGCACCTTGTTTGTGGCCGCAGCGAAAACGCTTGGCGCCATTCTCCGACCTCCGTCCTCATCGCTCGCGCCATTCTATCACACGGTAGCTTCACAGGTAAGGTAAAAAATGGcagcacctttttttttcatggaaCCACGCTGTTAATAAGTTAATCTGAACCCAGCAAGATGACAAAATACGCCAACCTTCCAGAGAGAATAGAATAGCTGTGACGGTGGCTCGCTTTGCCGGACTCAGCTTCCGATGGTGAACTTGAATCTTGACGAGAAATGCAGGCGCGGAGATAgtgatttcttctcttttcttttttttcttcaaatgtTTACTCTTTTCAAATTCGCATATATACATTGCCAAGAAAATAATAAATTCGCGTATAAAAGGATTGCTGATGTGTAGCGATTTGTCACGCCGTCTTTTCACCTCCTCGGCCAACCAACCAGCAAACCTCCCACCACCCTACCGCGTCACCTTCACGCACCAACCGCGGTGAAATTTGTAACCCCAAGACAGGTCACGGTTAAAGTAGAAAAAAGAATGAGCGTCAGCTTCACGAGCTAGCTTAGggttgttaaagtttagtccgtgtc
This sequence is a window from Setaria italica strain Yugu1 chromosome III, Setaria_italica_v2.0, whole genome shotgun sequence. Protein-coding genes within it:
- the LOC101762005 gene encoding F-box protein At5g07610, with the protein product MVKGRRSKRRRCPAASLTDDLIVEILSRLPARSVCRFRCVSTAWRDLIYANHRKLPQTLAGFFTMHDGEGSMSSVPHFTNVSGRDGPLVPSSFEFLPNRVYLQHSCNGLVLCSYWPNQPDELYCFVCNPATKKWMQLPGFLFGGRCWGLSLGFDPIASPHFYVFQLFEDYRNLVAGVQVYSSETGQTVGEETEWDNRVIGRCAPFSVSVFLNGCQHYLTYDPAIAVVDTRGKLRRSIPVPDNKDDGFIHQSQGRLHYANFEADDEDEVVRLVVYVLEDYDNQQWTLKHSAEAEYVLGRTSSNLFRDFELVAIHPDCNIIFYTVGWDKTLMSYDMDRRRVQVICTLGQDTRERYLPYVPWFSELQALHA